The Nostoc sp. 'Lobaria pulmonaria (5183) cyanobiont' DNA window ATAAGCGAACGCGCTGAATTTATTCAGCCGTGATGTGGATCATTGATATAGTCCAGTACTTTTTGTGTGCTGACTTTTCCTGTGGTATCAAACATATAAGAATGTGTCCACAAACTAGGAAGCTTAAGTAAATCAGGAAATTCTTGCCTCAAAATCCGTGAGGAGCGTCCTTTAAACGCTTTCACAACCTGAGCAATTGAATGATGCGGATCGTATTCTACCAGCAAGTGGATATGAACTGGTGCAATTTCTAAAGCTTTGATAACCCATTTATTGTCATTGGCGACAGACTGAAATACTTGAATACATCGAAATTTCAAGTCTTCGTTATTTGCAAATACCCTTCTACGCCTGCATGGTATCCAGACTAAGTGAACAGTTGCTAACCCTAAGCTGTGATTGTAATGATTGTATACAGTTTTCATGTAGATGAGTATTGATTATCTACATGATAAATGGTATTATGTTTACATGAAGACATTAAAGTTTAAGTTGTACCAACACAAGCGAAATAGATACCTCAAAGCTAGTATTAATGCCGCTGGGGTAATTTACAACTATTGTATTGCTCTCCACAAAAGATATTATCGGATGTGGGGAAAACACTTAAACTGTGCAAAACTTCAAGCTCATATTGCCAAGATACGCAAGCGTAAAGAGTTTTGGCAGTCGGTTGGTTCTCAGGCAGTGCAAGATATTTGCCAACGCATAGAGAAAGCCTACCAACTATTTTTTAAATACCATAAATCATGTGTTAGACCGCCAGGATTTAAGAAAGTCAAGAAGTATAAATCATTTACACTAAAGCAAACAGGGTACAAGTTTTTAGGTGGTAATCGCTTAAGAATTGGAAACAGGGTTTATCAATACTGGAACTCTAGAGAGATTGAGGGGAAAATCAAAACTTTGACCATTAAGCGCACACCACTTGGTGAATTGTTTGTGGTCATTGTCGTGGATAGTGATGATGAATCAAAAATCAAATTCACGACTGGTAAGACAGCGGGATTTGACTTTGGACTGAAGACATTCCTCACTTGTTCAGACGGTTCTAAGATTGAATCACTCCAATTCTTTAAACAATCACTCAATTGCTTAAAGAAAGCGAATCGGCATCACTCTAGAAAGTTAAAAGGTTCATCCAACAAAGAACGAGCAAGAAAAAACTTAGCACGCGCCCATGAAGACATAGCCAACCGCAGAACTGATTGGTTCTGGAAATTAGCGCATAACCTAACTAATAGATTTGATGTGCTGTGCTTTGAAACGCTAAACCTCAAGGGCATGAAGCGTCTTTGGGGAAGGAAAGTTAGTGATTTAGCGCTTCGAGATTTCCTAGATATTTTGGGTTGGGTGGCGAAGAAAAAAGGTAAACAAGTGGTCTATATTGACCAGTGGTATCCTTCTAGTAAAACTTGTTTCTGCTGCGGACATGTAATAGACACTTTGGATTTATCGGTCAGAGAGTGGCGTTGTCCATCATGTCAATCTGTGAATGGGCGCGATGACAACGCGTCTAAGAATATTCAAACCGTTGGGGCATCAATGGTTGGGTTAGGCGATTTCAGACGGGCTACGCCTGCAATCGCTGTCTGAGCCTAGAATCCCCCGAATTCAATTTGGGGGAGTATGTCAAATCTTCATATCGCACCGTTGCAGACGCCTCCTCAAGCTTAAATTTCCGTCTGCCCCACGTTAGTAACATATAATTATTTTTTTTA harbors:
- the tnpA gene encoding IS200/IS605 family transposase, whose protein sequence is MKTVYNHYNHSLGLATVHLVWIPCRRRRVFANNEDLKFRCIQVFQSVANDNKWVIKALEIAPVHIHLLVEYDPHHSIAQVVKAFKGRSSRILRQEFPDLLKLPSLWTHSYMFDTTGKVSTQKVLDYINDPHHG
- a CDS encoding RNA-guided endonuclease InsQ/TnpB family protein, producing the protein MKTLKFKLYQHKRNRYLKASINAAGVIYNYCIALHKRYYRMWGKHLNCAKLQAHIAKIRKRKEFWQSVGSQAVQDICQRIEKAYQLFFKYHKSCVRPPGFKKVKKYKSFTLKQTGYKFLGGNRLRIGNRVYQYWNSREIEGKIKTLTIKRTPLGELFVVIVVDSDDESKIKFTTGKTAGFDFGLKTFLTCSDGSKIESLQFFKQSLNCLKKANRHHSRKLKGSSNKERARKNLARAHEDIANRRTDWFWKLAHNLTNRFDVLCFETLNLKGMKRLWGRKVSDLALRDFLDILGWVAKKKGKQVVYIDQWYPSSKTCFCCGHVIDTLDLSVREWRCPSCQSVNGRDDNASKNIQTVGASMVGLGDFRRATPAIAV